The genomic window ATCGCACTCGCCTCAACTTTCTCACCAGTTTTACAGGGAAAGATCAATTGCAAGTTCGCTTGCAAGCGGGAAATGTTGCGCCTCTCCTCCCTGGAGGAAATATCATTTTCGACGATGGAACGTCTGCGACTCAAGAAGGACGCTTCACCTACGATGGTCCAGTGGGTAATAATGTCGTTCTTGACATTCTGCGCTATCGCTTCCCCATCGGCAATAAAATCAACGTGCAGATTATTGCAAATAACGGCTTGCACCACTACTATGTCGATACGGTGAACCCCTACTTTGAAGGGCTTGCTGGGGGATCGAATGCCATCTCTCGCTTTGCAGAACGCAACCCCATCTATCGCATTGGGCCCTTTGGTGCGGGTGCGGCGATTGCGATTAAACCCATCGATAAATTGCGTTTAGATTTTGGTTATATTTCCAACGAAGCAGAAGATGCGGGTCCTGGTGCGGGTTTGTTTAATGGTAACTATTCCGCGATCGCGCAAGCGGTTTATGGCGATCGTTTTAAAGTCGGATTAACCTACGTCCACGCCTACGACGGTACGATGGCTTCGGATTTTCCCAGTCGCTTTGTCCTCGGCGGAACCGGAACGATCTTTGCGAATCTCGCCCCTGCTGCACTCGCTAGCATTACCGGATTGCCAGCCGCAACCATGAATACCCCGGTTGCCAGTAACTCCTACGGAATCGAAACTTCCCTGCAAATTACACCGAACATCATCTTCAATGGCTGGGTGGGTTTAACCAACGCTCGCTTGATTGGGTTGGGAGATGCGAATATCTGGAACTTCGCCGGAGGATTGGCTTTACCGGATTTAGGAAAAGAAGGGAACCTCGGCGGCGTATTTTTTGGAGCAGCACCGACGCTTCGAGGACTGCGTACCCCCGGAAACCGCAACTTCTCGCGGGATTTTGCCTACCACTTTGAAGCTTTCTATCGGCATCAAATTCATAAAAATATTTC from Lusitaniella coriacea LEGE 07157 includes these protein-coding regions:
- a CDS encoding iron uptake porin, with amino-acid sequence MYLAKTSWISILKFPAIAGALLLLPNLPLRAESVEFETPTVTSESLEQIERYSNEEYNNSIGQGVEGASKFRDVSPSDWAYQALNDLIIRYDCLVGYPDGTFRGNRALSRYEFAAGLNACLNQIERLIAAATADFVTREDLETLRRLMQEFETELASLGTRVDSLEARTAFLEDHQFSTTTKLKGEVIFSLSDAWGGQTDNVQTVFQNRTRLNFLTSFTGKDQLQVRLQAGNVAPLLPGGNIIFDDGTSATQEGRFTYDGPVGNNVVLDILRYRFPIGNKINVQIIANNGLHHYYVDTVNPYFEGLAGGSNAISRFAERNPIYRIGPFGAGAAIAIKPIDKLRLDFGYISNEAEDAGPGAGLFNGNYSAIAQAVYGDRFKVGLTYVHAYDGTMASDFPSRFVLGGTGTIFANLAPAALASITGLPAATMNTPVASNSYGIETSLQITPNIIFNGWVGLTNARLIGLGDANIWNFAGGLALPDLGKEGNLGGVFFGAAPTLRGLRTPGNRNFSRDFAYHFEAFYRHQIHKNISITPGVIWLLNPNQNSNNSDAVIGTLRTTFTF